Part of the Solanum pennellii chromosome 10, SPENNV200 genome is shown below.
tttCTAGAATTGAGACGACTATAATATATACTTTCTCTGTtgtttttacttgttcatttttaaattgatatatatattaagaaaataattaataatataataaatttattattttactcctattaattatgaaataaataaaaaaaattacttttttcaaagtaattaatcatttaattgtagatataataaataaaaaaaactattcttTCTTTACTTatcaaaatagataaataattaaaaataattataaaaaaaattaaaaataaaaataattataattacataGTCAGTATAGTATCATAAAATAAGGTTATGGGAGGATAGGTATACACAAGTTAGTATCATAAAATAAGGTTATGGGAGGATAGGTATACACAAGTTTTACGCTTACTCAGAGACAACTTTATGCATTGTAAAATAAGACACTTGCCTTAATCCCAGAAATTCGTGAtgtcccccttttttttttagcaataatataattattatagattttttttcaaaaaatagggaaaaactaaaaaaacgtACTTTCCGTTtcaatcttttgaaaaattattatatattagaaAGGTgactttttcatataaaaaagaaagaagtcaATTATGCATTTCTAAATAATTTTGCatcataaaataagtttaaaaaaaaacattttcgaTGAGACTTCAACTCAAAAAAGAACAATTAAGAATATATAAAagtgaaacataataaaatattttaaatagtaaCTACAAGTAGTACGATAATTAAAGTAAGAATAACAAATAGTAgcaaaatttcttttaaaaaaaattagaaaactaGTACTACGAAATCAAAATACAAGCAAACAAATagtgacaaaaattaaaaaattaaaataaaattagaaagcTAGTAATACGATAATGAAAATACagaaaacaacaaataatagcaaaaattgaaaaaaaaaaaaacgaagaTAGAACATTagtaatacaataattaaagtaaaagaaacattttttatatataaagaaaaaaaacaaagataaaaaacTAGTAAGACGATATCAAAGTAcaagaaataacaaataataacaaaaattgaaggaaaaaaaattagcaatACGATAATCAAagcacaaaaaataataaataatagcaaaaatttgaaaaacaaaatatagaaaatgattaaatacgataaccaaaatataaaaatataacagATAGTAACAAAAATCGAAAAAATTAAAGACTCAATGAAAATGTGATATATATGAGTTAGTTAGCTAAACCAATTATGCGCGGGAAAAAAACAACCCAAACTGCCAAGGCTATAAATACATTTCTTCTTCGTCGTCGTCTTCCTCACGAACCAAActccatttctttttttctctgaAATTCTGATTCTCTGCTccaagaaaagatgaagaaaaaccAAAATCCCTATAACCCATACCTTCCCAAAGAAAATGGTTCTACAAGTTTTGAAAATGGTTCTACAAGTTTTCCAGCCTCTATTGATCCTCCTTCAAATGCACCAGACCCTGTTCCTTCTTTCGCAAGTCTCCCACTTCAATTCGATTCTAATCGATCGAGTCTATCGATGCGTTTCGCTCGTCTATCTACTTCAGAAAACCAACAAGTACGCCAGCCAATAATCACTGATCCACATAATCAAGATCAGTATCTTCTCACCTCTGACATTGGCTCTTTTTCTCATGGATCTGGCGCTGTTTTCAAAGCTCTATATACCGAACACAGACCAGATTCTGAAATAACTGCGCATTCTAGATGGGTCACTTTGAAGATCATCGATATGAATGATAATGAAAGTGAAAGTCGTGATCTCTGGCGTCAAGGTAAAACAGGTCTTATGGATACTCCTTATGGAAAAATAATTGGATCTAGGAAAATCTTCAGTGTTGTAACCAACATTTTCAGTGATAATGATGAgttgttatgtgttgttttgcCGTATATGTCTGAGGGATCTCTTCGATATATTCTATCTACTCGTCCTCAGAAAAAATTGTCAGAGGAAttcatttttgttgttcttaaaCAAGTGCTTATTGGTCTAAGAGATGAAATTCATGTTGAGTTTAATCCAAAGGTTCATAAAACTTTGAATGCTGGAGATATCTTTGTTCATTTCGACGATGCTACTCAAGAAATATCGATCAAGTTAGCATATGAAGTATCTGCTTATGATTCCGAAACCCAAAATCAAGGCAATAATCGATACGCTCCGTTTATGAatccgaaaaatatttttagatggGGTGCTGCACCAGAGGTGTATGAAAGAGAAAATGAAGGTAGGAGTGGACCAAAATCTGATATTTGGTTATTTGGAATAACAGCACTGGAATTAGTGTATGGGGATTTACCTGTTCGGAATCGTgtagacttcaattatattgtcgATGagataaggaagaagaagaaactgccCAACTCACTTAAAAAGATGATGATCAAGAGGGATGGGAGATTCAAGAAAGTGATGAGGAATGTGGTTAATCGAAAGAAAAGGGTGTTTTCGGGGGAGTTTGAGGAGATTGTTCTTGCTTGTCTTAGAGAAAATCCAGTGAACAGACCAAGTGCTGATCAGCTTTTGAATGCTCCATTCTTTACTGATGCTAATGACAGGTTTAAGCAATATGTGTTGAATGGTAGAAATTGAACAACTTTTCGAGTATGATGGTACTAGTAAGAgtaaaaatttagatatattcAGCAGATTCTTGGATTAACATTGATGTATAGTACATGAACTCCTCTGTTTTTCTGAGTTTGTGGATTGTATACATGAAATGGAACTTCTGCTggatttcttattttcttctgctactgaTTTTTATGTGCAAATCTATGTCGAATACTTGTGGATTCGATTAGTCTATGAAATAATGGTACAGAAAGATATGAGATGTCTTCGATCACCAGTCTTGATTCGATGGTTTAAATTCTAGAAGCACGAGTGTTGATTCTGTTCTTCGATATACTCAGTTATAAGCtctcatacatcaacatataaatttttgttGTTAGAAAAGACTTGAATCATTATAAGGATATGACCATATAAACTTGCACAGGCTAAAACAGGAACATGAGTAAATTTGTATGCATTATTATTAGGTGAAAGTATCTAGAATCATTTTAGTGTTTCTGCTAATAGAAAAGATTACATACTCCACCACCTTGTGTTGATCCAACATAGATACACATATGGTAATGGATATCAACACCTTTTTAAGAACTGTTCTGTTAGTTCCTTGCTGAAACTTTATTGACATACTACTgctttttgtattaaaatacaTATGAGGCCTATTTTGATTCAACTAATGAAAAATAGAGAAAGGTGGATGTGCTATGAAAAATGGGTAGTATATGTCACGATATCCGAGACTACCTCTTAGTTGTAACATGGTGCTTAAAGTCATGAGTGACCCAAGCTAACTCTTGATATTGACATAGTCATGAGCAACTaaatatgaacaagtaaaagaatgaaaaagactGAGCGGAAGCATGATTATTGGATTGTtggtttaatatatttttggacaaagttttgTATACAACAACTGTAATGTGAAAGGAATCTAAAATAGAATAGACTGAATACAACAACTCTAACTGAATTTCCATGAAGTCTCTACTAATATTGATTATAGTTAGTGAGACATGAGGCCCGCTTACCTTATTCAATACATGTGAATAGAATAACTTCAACTAACTAGGATCTTGATAGTAACAATCTGAATGTACATCATATGAAATATGTAGGAACAAGAGGTATGTGAATCAACAcgaacaatgtactaagtatgagatatATGGATGATAAATTGTAAAGCTGGACTTGATGAATCTGTGACGCTAGATTGAATATGAAACTGAAATTCATGAATTGATGAAATGACCAAGTAGTAAAACATGCAATTGATAAATACTGAAAcgaaattaactaattaaatataatgCCAATGCAATAATCTGAAAAGCTAAACTGTGGGATATATTCTTAATCTATATAAACCATGTGAATAGTAACATGGAGTCTGTTATTTTATTCTCATACCGAAAAAAAATTGTCCTACATGTCAAGGCAAGGACAATGAGTTTGACCTAAGGTGGATCTTCTAACTAATTTCTATATGAGACAAGAATCTATGGTGACACATTGTTCTAGGACTTGGGGATTTCTACTAAAGGTTCACGAACACTAAACGGAAAAACCTTCATTCCAAAATCTCGCTCGGTGCTAAGTAACTTCCAAtggaaatatataaaattataccATATTCAtaatcttattttctttaaaatggtGAGAATCTAATAATACCAATTCAATTATAAAGATTCATAAATTATAAGAATATCTCCTTTGAAATATCATGACTTCATAACATTACAATTCATAAGAGATACTTAATTGGAAGCATCTAAATCATGAGATATTTCCATCTTTTCACTCCTCCTTCTCCTCTCAAGCTCTAAGACAAAATTCAAAGGCAAATCAAAGCATAAGACTTCCAAGCAAgactttttcaaatatttttaatgattattcTCCAACTAATGTTCTTTCAAATCTTTTTCAATATTCTTCTTCAAAGTAAATACTTCTCTAAAGATTTTAATCTTTCCTATTTAAGTCACTTCTTAAAATCATGAATCATTAATGGAATTATTAGCCCTTGGCTATAACattttcaagaaactaattctAGAACCTCAAGAAATGATTCTTGTTCAAATTAGAGTTCTTCTTTAAGATCCATGGAGCATGGAAGGTGTGTAAGATAATTAAAGTGAAGAACTTTGTTATTCCTCACAGCCTAGTCCtacaatatatgtttttaaGATCAAAGCTAGGGTTTTTATCctcaattttatgattttgtatttcatttatctcctatcattgatttttaatttttatagtcaaaattatgatatttatgaCATTAATGATTATTGAATCATTATTCATGATTATTGTACCACATGGACCCCTTTCTAActaaagttatttaaaaatcTTATCTTAGTATTCCATGGTTCACGACTTCTTTAAAATCTTGAACAtactttaattatgaaattaatgcaTATGAAATACTACAATAaggttttcaaataaaatttattagaaaggGGTTCATGCAGTATAATAATCATGaaccataaattaataatcaataGTGACATAAATACcataattttgatgataaaaatcaagaatcaaTAATGGAGATAAAGGAAATACAAAATCATAGAATCTTCGGTAAAACCCCTAACTTTgatcttaaaaatatatattgtaggAGTAGCGGCTAAGGAAGAACAAAATTTCTCACTTTAATAACCTTACATCCCTTAAACGCTCCatgaattttgaagaagaatccTAATTTGAAGAACGATAATGGAATATCCTTTCTCGAGATTGTTGAATTAGTTTCTCAAAAATCCTATGCTTAAGGGTCAAGAATTTTGTTAATCATTCGTCATTGTACGAAGGAATTTGAATGGGAAAGGTTAAATTCTTTGAAGAGTGATTTACCTTGAAGAAGTATCTTGAAAAATATTGGAAAGAACATTATTCGAAGAAGAATCTTGCTTGGAAGTCTTATGCtttgatttttttagaattttgtcTAAGGGTTTGAGAGAGGAGAAGGAGGAGTTAAAAGAAGGAAATATAAATGTTTAGGACTTCATTGAAgttgatatatttgtattctttcAATTGTATTCATTAATATACTTGATATAGTTATGTTCGATATAAGATATAAATCAGTACTTGATACTACGAGTACAATGTATTCATCCTCTCTGTCAAATGTATTGTATATCAATTATATTCAATCAAATATAGGTGAGACTTGTATTCTATATTAATAGTACTCTGACAaactatatttgtattttgtatcaattgtattcaaaatacaacaaagacaacatatattcatcatctCTTCTCTATCAAAACTATCTTGCCCCTCTCccccctctctcaatctcgctcgtcactctcctctctctctcaatATCGATTGTCTCTATCCCCTAACATGTAGCAAAATACAATAGTTTTATATCATTATATTCACTAacatacaaatcaattgtatcaTTTGTATATGTGATACAACATGTATTCAACTTCTCTCTTCCCGATTTCGTTCGCCTTTCTCTTCCATCTGCTAGTCTTGCTAACCTCTTTCCTCCCAAACATGTAACTATTAATCGTAATTCAGTAAATTATAGCTATAGATCTCTAATTAAGCCCAAACTATAATCATTTAAAGTTCCTCTTAATTTAATTcatgtttgtttgatttaaATAACTAAACAAGTATcctatatttattataatcCTTATGAATTTAgatctaattaattttaaatgacAATATTCCACCAGAGTTAACCAGTTTGTAAGGATTTGCAATCTTGGATATATAGTCATCACCAATCTCCAAATATCCACTTGAATTTTCAAAACTAACCTGTGATTGGACAACTTCTCCCCATTTTACATTGTGGTTCCTTTTATGCATTTATGTATCAATCTCCAAATTTCATGCATGTATGTATCAATGTTTAAAGACACGACCgtaataatattaattcaattatatttatacaatttatgtaatatttttatgatcaaatttataaatgataaaaactAGGGATATCAAAGTGAACCCAAACATAGGTAACCCGTCCAATTCGTTcagaattttaagggttggactcaagataatttgaattgggttcaatctcaacCCATTTAAGCATAACCTATTTGAAGAGAATCCtcaattgagcccaattcaatctccaatttcaacccgttttaaaactttttattaagatatgtttctatatttaagGTATAAATTATTATCTATGTAGCATCTTTTAGGGTTTA
Proteins encoded:
- the LOC107032683 gene encoding serine/threonine-protein kinase BLUS1-like, translating into MKKNQNPYNPYLPKENGSTSFENGSTSFPASIDPPSNAPDPVPSFASLPLQFDSNRSSLSMRFARLSTSENQQVRQPIITDPHNQDQYLLTSDIGSFSHGSGAVFKALYTEHRPDSEITAHSRWVTLKIIDMNDNESESRDLWRQGKTGLMDTPYGKIIGSRKIFSVVTNIFSDNDELLCVVLPYMSEGSLRYILSTRPQKKLSEEFIFVVLKQVLIGLRDEIHVEFNPKVHKTLNAGDIFVHFDDATQEISIKLAYEVSAYDSETQNQGNNRYAPFMNPKNIFRWGAAPEVYERENEGRSGPKSDIWLFGITALELVYGDLPVRNRVDFNYIVDEIRKKKKLPNSLKKMMIKRDGRFKKVMRNVVNRKKRVFSGEFEEIVLACLRENPVNRPSADQLLNAPFFTDANDRFKQYVLNGRN